From Penicillium digitatum chromosome 5, complete sequence, one genomic window encodes:
- a CDS encoding Homeobox transcription factor, putative, whose amino-acid sequence MSYIHPSWNYQGHQAIPMDQHMAYDPSMVPPPMMHPIDGYMYPHPPMEMIDYYHQPIMDYDEYTENLSRPRLTKEQVETLEAQFQAHPKPSSNVKRQLAAQTNLSLPRVANWFQNRRAKAKQQKRQEEFEKMTKAKAEAEEAARRKSETLDQFSGSRKGSIANEESERSATPKQTPSTTSSGHAKTDSTSSRSKHHKTKSESAREATFASLQRALSAACAARDRFGRRINPRSKDESVPEEDEEEEAVSPCSMPPPKSATTADAHGNLANISSSFSGWSSIKEEPASWGSGEHNQNVGYSTTEQTSYSTCHQSMAEMLNPSHSVQHNLDVYSNHLPPHGEEWSEERESRHDSLVYGNIQYPISIQAPNISVTRRESSDALTASLEGIGICTTAQPELSQSDDRVEANCWKEPGKELDLAARRKRPRPAAIGTSGTRPLVNSTSMSSLSPTARMPNSVVSNSMRQSKSTQSLNSRYAGVRKASAAQRSPLNFTFADSGSIKKAEKMLRPSVSTTSLAPPTPLTPQDLQHFMPSSPTESNYCLSAQSTAHYFPTSQPMQVNMASPPATPMNIYSPFPYQNVPPPISAPAHVSSFPEYITCDSVPMPARSWADTASISSPEYPAGLQVPHSTTVSPVGYNTTTDHTGQVFRMESVSCSPSLIYSIEDTDIPGSVELAERKRTEFMMHEFPEHDTHFGGHHLPLMQKPKAYTFANNTTPSNYPS is encoded by the exons ATGAGTTATATCCACCCCTCATGGAACTATCAGGGTCACCAGGCCATCCCAATGGACCAACATATGGCATATGACCCGTCCATGGTCCCTCCTCCGATGATGCACCCTATTGACGGCTATATGTACCCACACCCGCCAATGGAGATGATTGACTATTACCACCAACCGATTATGGACTACGACGAATATACAGAAAATCTGTCGCGGCCACGGTTGACCAAGGAACAAGTTGAAACCTTGGAGGCCCAATTCCAGGCTCATCCGAAACCAAGCAGCAACGTCAAGCGTCAATTGGCGGCTCAGACAAATTTGAGCCTGCCTCGCGTTGCA AATTGGTTTCAAAACCGTCGCGCTAAGGCCAAGCAACAGAAACGCCAGGAGGAATTTGAAAAGATGACGAAGGCTAaggcggaggcggaggaggctGCTCGCCGGAAATCAGAGACCTTGGACCAATTTTCTGGATCTCGAAAAGGATCAATTGCCAATGAGGAATCAGAGAGATCCGCTACTCCTAAGCAAACACCTTCCACCACATCCAGTGGCCATGCCAAGACAGATTCCACATCCAGTCGTTCCAAGCACCACAAAACAAAGAGCGAGTCGGCAAGAGAAGCAACTTTTGCATCTTTGCAGAGGGCGCTGAGTGCTGCTTGTGCTGCTCGGGACCGATTCGGTCGCCGGATCAACCCCCGGAGTAAGGACGAGTCGGTTcccgaagaagacgaagaagaagaggcagTGTCCCCTTGCTCAATGCCACCACCAAAATCGGCCACTACTGCGGATGCTCATGGAAATCTTGCCAACATAAgctcttctttttcgggTTGGTCTAGTATCAAGGAGGAACCAGCTTCTTGGGGATCCGGCGAGCACAATCAGAATGTGGGATACAGCACTACAGAGCAGACCTCATATTCCACTTGCCACCAATCAATGGCAGAGATGTTGAACCCTTCTCACTCTGTGCAGCATAACTTAGACGTCTATTCTAATCACCTGCCCCCTCACGGGGAAGAGTGGTCTGAGGAAAGGGAATCACGACACGACAGTCTCGTCTACGGCAACATACAATATCCCATTTCCATTCAAGCACCAAATATCTCGGTCACACGTCGTGAGTCTTCTGATGCGCTGACCGCATCACTGGAGGGCATCGGAATATGCACTACCGCCCAACCTGAGCTGTCTCAGTCTGATGACCGAGTGGAGGCGAATTGCTGGAAGGAACCTGGAAAGGAGCTTGATCTCGCTGCACGCCGCAAGCGTCCTCGCCCCGCTGCCATTGGCACCTCGGGAACCCGTCCTTTGGTGAACTCGACCTCGATGTCCTCGCTCTCGCCCACCGCTCGTATGCCTAACTCTGTTGTCAGTAACTCAATGAGGCAATCCAAGTCAACCCAGAGCCTCAACTCCCGGTATGCTGGTGTGAGGAAGGCATCGGCTGCTCAGCGATCTCCACTCAATTTTACCTTTGCGGATTCTGGGTCTATCAAGAAAGCCGAGAAGATGCTGCGACCCTCGGTCTCAACCACTAGCCTAGCTCCACCAACTCCCTTGACCCCGCAAGACCTCCAACATTTCATGCCTTCCTCCCCCACGGAAAGCAACTACTGCTTGTCAGCCCAATCCACAGCCCACTACTTCCCTACCTCCCAACCCATGCAGGTCAACATGGCATCACCCCCTGCTACGCCAATGAATATTTACTCCCCTTTCCCGTACCAAAACGTGCCCCCGCCGATTTCGGCACCGGCTCATGTATCTTCCTTCCCTGAATATATCACGTGTGATTCGGTTCCTATGCCAGCCCGCAGCTGGGCTGATACTGCTTCCATATCTTCGCCCGAATACCCGGCTGGTCTTCAGGTGCCTCATTCAACTACCGTTTCGCCCGTGGGTTATAACACAACCACCGACCACACCGGACAGGTCTTTCGCATGGAATCGGTCTCTTGCTCCCCGTCTTTGATTTACTCGATTGAAGACACCGACATTCCTGGCTCTGTCGAGCTTGCGGAGAGAAAGCGGACCGAATTTATGATGCACGAATTCCCAGAGCACGATACCCACTTTGGTGGCCATCACTTGCCATTGATGCAGAAGCCGAAAGCCTACACGTTCGCAAACAACACGACGCCAAGTAACTACCCTTCCTAA
- a CDS encoding Chromatin-remodelling complex, RSC SWI/SNF subunit Rsc7/Swp82: MLQLSATVHDLICFLSTLFTLQSPEHLQPAGIRPVFCLIRRHFLSSRLRFEGLAWAYLALVRHFSFLLYPNTLRVDLTRHLATLQPSDLRPAMYGTSHSLSTMNGMDTLDGSGTIDPANLSNSVSVALPAHSHAIASPRGVKRSRTPDHMGNGRVERDQDDEEQSRRKRGRPPKTPRPSSSEQPIANTAIQTPQMQARALSQATAGSPSLASPDSKNTPTKTLVKALPTVRDHTSDQLNEEGDEYIPKEFDEAGETKADPMGYPQGGREYKCRTFCVPLRGSKLFMLATECARVLNYRDSYLLFNKNRSLHKIIASQIEKDDLIQQDILPYSYRSRQIAIVSARSMFRQFGSRVIVNGRRVRDDYWETKARKQGFTEDDLAGEKRPGAAKARDGSISEPATNLLPALPHNDVVYSNSIEPLPHGLSLDTSESSMPIAPLPMIHMSTTDDPRLRDYTVMPRARQEMAGQPYHDRTQTSSAADLMNQAQHTSDFNKMLSIQRNFRQKGLDEFYSKPREAPVSETQSNTALDSGLSVSQPVQVSQIPSVGRPNPAHTQHMLPQQVPMQPNPMMGGQQNYPPQAHPQSVGQSPVRMPPNMQPNLMQQRSNQSMGGGMVQAPPYGYSPQPQQIWGQPPPQPQPSPLSSSGHQGVGMSQYGQQLSAAPQQSPSPLGHHPQQQQHHHQSPRNQQRQSIPQMPQQYSQMQHPQAAQAQGMQGMGYPGANPAGYPGMTRAMYPPNQAHGGQPFMGGNPQQAGLSMNMTGSGMSGWPTGPGGPMQPGQLQPGQSGSPLGGGWSY, translated from the exons ATGCTGCAGCTGAGTGCTACCGTTCATGATCTCATTTGTTTCCTATCGACCCTCTTC ACTCTACAGAGCCCAGAGCATCTTCAGCCTGCGGGAATTAGACCAGTCTTCTGTCTGATTCGGCGCCACTTTCTTAGCAGCAGACTT AGGTTCGAAGGTCTTGCATGGGCATATCTTGCTCTAGTGCGCCATTTTTCGTTTCTCCTCTACCCAAATACTTTGCGCGTTGACTTGACGCGCCATCTTGCGACGCTTCAACCGTCCGACCTTCGACCCGCTATGTATGGCACGTCTCACTCCTTATCTACAATGAATGGTATGGATACCCTTGATGGCTCGGGGACCATCGATCCCGCAAACTTGAGCAACTCTG TCTCTGTTGCCCTGCCAGCACATTCCCATGCTATAGCAAGCCCCCGTGGTGTCAAGCGTAGTCGCACTCCAGACCACATGGGAAATGGACGTGTCGAAAGGGATCAGGATGATG AGGAACAAAGTCGCCGCAAGCGCGGCCGTCCCCCAAAGACACCTCGGCCAAGCTCTAGTGAACAGCCTATCGCAAACACTGCTATTCAAACCCCTCAAATGCAAGCACGCGCACTATCACAGGCCACCGCCGGGTCGCCGTCTCTTGCATCGCCAGACAGCAAGAACACACCCACCAAAACGCTGGTCAAGGCGCTCCCTACTGTGAGAGATCACACATCAGACCAGCTGAATGAAGAGGGCGATGAGTACATCCCTAAAGAGTTCGATGAAGCAGGAGAGACCAAAGCAGATCCTATGGGATATCCGCAGGGTGGCCGTGAGTATAAATGCCGGACATTCTGCGTCCCCCTCCGGGGCAGCAAGCTATTCATGCTTGCAACTGAATGTGCGAGGGTGTTGAACTATCGTGATTCCTATCTTTTGTTCAACAAGAACCGATCGTTGCATAAAATCATTGCCTCCCAAATCGAGAAAGACGATCTTATCCAGCAAGATATCCTACCATATTCCTATCGGTCCCGCCAAATCGCTATTGTCTCCGCCAGATCCATGTTCCGACAGTTCGGGAGCCGGGTGATTGTGAATGGCCGTCGGGTTCGAGATGACTACTGGGAGACCAAGGCTAGGAAGCAGGGCTTCACGGAGGATGACCTCGCGGGTGAGAAACGCCCGGGGGCGGCTAAGGCTCGGGATGGCTCTATTTCAGAGCCAGCCACAAACCTGTTGCCGGCGCTGCCTCATAATGATGTTGTCTACAGTAATTCCATCGAGCCATTGCCTCACGGGCTCTCCCTGGATACTTCTGAATCTTCTATGCCCATCGCTCCACTCCCCATGATTCATATGTCGACGACGGATGACCCGCGGCTTAGGGACTACACCGTTATGCCTCGTGCACGCCAGGAGATGGCAGGACAACCTTACCACGACCGCACGCAAACTAGCTCAGCCGCAGACCTCATGAATCAAGCCCAACACACATCTGATTTCAACAAAATGTTGAGCATCCAGCGCAATTTTCGCCAAAAAGGCTTGGATGAATTTTACTCAAAGCCTCGCGAGGCCCCAGTCTCAGAGACCCAGTCTAATACTGCTCTTGACTCGGGTTTATCTGTGTCACAGCCTGTTCAGGTATCACAGATTCCATCGGTGGGGAGGCCAAATCCCGCTCATACGCAGCATATGCTCCCTCAACAGGTTCCGATGCAGCCTAATCCAATGATGGGTGGACAGCAAAACTACCCCCCACAGGCTCACCCACAGTCCGTTGGCCAGTCCCCTGTAAGAATGCCACCAAACATGCAACCCAATCTTATGCAACAGCGATCCAACCAGTCCATGGGCGGTGGTATGGTTCAAGCCCCTCCATACGGATATTCACCGCAACCGCAGCAGATTTGGGGACAGCCACCCCCGCAGCCACAGCCGTCCCCGTTGTCGTCGTCAGGTCACCAGGGCGTTGGGATGTCTCAGTATGGTCAACAACTGTCTGCAGCTCCGCAGCAAAGCCCATCTCCCCTCGGACATCAtccgcagcagcagcaacaccaccaccagtcTCCTCGCAACCAACAGCGACAGTCAATACCTCAGATGCCTCAGCAATATTCCCAGATGCAACATCCCCAGGCGGCGCAGGCTCAGGGTATGCAGGGTATGGGATACCCGGGAGCCAACCCGGCCGGTTATCCGGGCATGACACGAGCCATGTATCCACCCAATCAAGCTCATGGTGGCCAACCCTTCATGGGCGGAAACCCTCAACAGGCGGGTCTTTCCATGAACATGACAGGCAGTGGCATGTCTGGGTGGCCTACCGGACCTGGTGGCCCGATGCAACCCGGACAGCTTCAACCGGGCCAGTCCGGCAGCCCCTTGGGGGGTGGCTGGTCGTATTAG
- a CDS encoding GPI anchored protein, putative, which yields MRLSTLGSALVGLAVAQASTINYTAVTGYFLQDEDSTDASTFDYTAENFGLIGRAYPADKDYREIESPTQWERFYHQVTNLNEHSPPHIEYKVLFLGRHGEGWHNAAQTYYGTPAWNCYWSELSGNGTASWADAALTPGGVTQALKANEFWQKEINEQRIHTPDQYYVSPLTRTLQTANLTFGDLDLPEHSAKFKPTVKELFREGISIHTCDHRRSRSYIHDLFPHWSIEQGLTENDELWNGVTAETSDAQDARSAQALGQVFFNLSKKKSFVSITSHSGEISSILRVIGHRTFGLSTGAVIPVLVKAERIGGKAPITSSVPWEVSPHCTEPPVASATACVCPSSAAPVTTPLATGF from the exons ATGAGACTCTCCACTCTCGGTTCAGCCCTTGTGGGCCTGGCTGTCGCGCAGGCATCGACCATCAATTACACTGCGGTCACAGGTTACTTTCTGCAGGATGAGGACTCAACCGATGCCTCTACATTTGACTAT ACGGCGGAGAACTTTGGCCTGATCGGCCGCGCATATCCCGCAGACAAGGACTACAGAGAAATCGAGTCTCCAACTCAATGGGAGCGCTTCTACCACCAGGTCACCAATCTGAATGAGCATTCCCCTCCGCACATCGAGTACAAAGTTCTGTTCCTTGGTCGACATGGGGAAGGGTGGCACAACGCCGCCCAAACCTATTATGGAACACCAGCGTGGAAC TGCTACTGGTCCGAACTCAGTGGCAACGGCACAGCAAGCTGGGCAGACGCGGCCCTCACGCCCGGCGGTGTGACCCAAGCGCTGAAAGCAAATGAGTTCTGGCAAAAGGAGATAAACGAACAACGAATCCACACCCCAGACCAGTACTACGTCAGCCCACTGACACGCACTCTCCAAACCGCCAACCTAACTTTTGGGGATCTGGACCTGCCCGAGCACAGTGCTAAATTCAAGCCGACCGTCAAGGAACTCTTCCGCGAAGGAATCAGCATCCACACCTGCGACCACCGCCGCAGTCGCAGCTACATCCATGACCTGTTCCCCCACTGGTCCATTGAGCAGGGGCTCACCGAGAATGACGAGCTGTGGAATGGCGTAACGGCTGAGACTAGTGATGCACAGGATGCTCGTAGTGCCCAGGCCTTGGGACAAGTTTTCTTTAACTtgtccaagaagaagtccttTGTGTCGATTACGTCGCATTCGGGTGAAATCTCGTCTATTCTGAGGGTGATTGGACACCGGACCTTCGGATTGAGCACCGGTGCTGTTATTCCGGTGTTGGTCAAGGCCGAGAGGATTGGAGGCAAGGCCCCTATTACTTCTTCTGTGCCTTGGGAGGTGAGCCCGCACTGCACCGAGCCTCCGGTTGCATCGGCTACGGCTTGTGTCTGTCCTTCCAGTGCGGCACCTGTTACGACGCCCTTGGCTACCGGATTTTAA